The sequence AGCTTCCAGAGGTGTAGTAATTATGCTAACATTATACATGTCTATGATTCCTGGACAGAACTCCAAATTagaattaattattaattttaaaagataataATAGTGACGCTACTATAGGCAACCATTTCAATACATGTTTCTCTGGTTCTCCAGTGATGTAACTTGAAACAGACATATTTTCAGCAAAATGCTTGGTTTGGGACTAACAATTACCACTGTCCAGGCCAAATCAAAGACAACACTCAGtaaaaaatatccctccaatGCCCAACCTGAACAGATAATGGAACGtccataaataaaatttatttaagttCTTAAATTTAAGCATGAATAAAACGAGCGCTTTTACTTAAAACTTCTGCTCTCGCACCTCCACTTGAGAGATTCACAGAGTCAGCTGGGCTGGTACAGACCTCTGGGGCCACCGAGTCCAAGCTGTGACCGAGCACCGGCCAGCTAGACCTTAGCACATCCAGGCGTGCCTTAAACTCCTCCCGGAACAGCCCCAccatctccctgggcagcccattccagtgtCCAACCACCCTTCTGTAAACAAATAAACTCCTACTAATGTCCAACATAAACCTCCCCTAGCACAGCTTAAGACCACGTCCTCTCGTCCCGTGGCGTTCAGTAACGAAAGAGGATAAAAAGACCCAAAGGCTCAGACGGGAACGGGCTCGCTATCCCCGGAGGCGATGAACGGCGGGCCCAATGccggccctgccccagcagaaCGCCGAAATCTCCGGGGAAGGCGCGCAGGAGCCCGAGCCGCCCGCGGGACGGGCCCAGCCCGAGCCGAGCcacggcggccgcggccccggcccgctgGCCGAGCGCCGGGCTCTCGCAGGAAgcggcgccgcggccccggcccgctgGCCGAGCGCCGGGCTCTCGCAGGAAGCGGCGCCGAGCGCCGGGCTCTCGCAGGAAgcggcgccgcggccccggcccgctgGCCGAGCGCCGGGCTCTCGCAGGAAgcggcgccgcggccccggcccgctgGCCGAGCGCCGGGCTCTCGCAGGAAgcggcgccgcggccccggccccgctggcCGAGCGCCGGGCTCTCGCAGGAAGCGGCGCCGCGGCTTCCGCGCCCGGCGGGCGGGTGAAAGGTCCCGCGGCGCCCGGATGggggcggcgccgcccgcccgctaTTTaagcgcccgccgccgccgcgcccgcctctcccgcgccgccgcctcctgGCTCACCGCTGTTCGCTGGGCCCTGCGCCGCCCCAGCCCGGGAACAAGTCGGTCAGGAaggccccgccgccgccatggTGAGCGGGGAGCGCCGGGCGCGgggagggagcggggccgcCGCGCCGGCCGGGCCGTGCAGGGCCCCGGGGCAGCGCTGCGCCTCCCGGCCGTGGGTccgcggctcccggggcagctcccggggcagctcccggAGCGGCTCCCGGAGCTCCCCCgagccggcgggcagggcgcGGCCCGCGGGCCCGGCAGTGCCGATCCGTCCGGGGCAGCGCAGGAGCGGAGGCGGCCGCagcccggcgggagcggcgctggtCCGGCCTCGTGCCTGCCCTCGCAGGCGGCCCTGCTGGGGGACGTGGTCAGCTAATGGGGCAGGTAGCGCCGCATCGTCAGTGTGACACCCCGTGTTCCGCACAGTCACGGAATAGGccgagttggaagggaccacagtgagtcatcctagagcacatggcGCGGGATTGAGTGCGGATGgctcttgaatatctccagtgagggataCGCCGCACGCAgtctgggcagtctgttcccGTGCTCAGTCGCCCGCACAATAAAGAAGTTCTTCATGTTCGAGTGGAACTAATGTTCATTACTTTGCCCATTGTCTCCTGTGTTACTGCTTGACACCACCGACAAGAGCCTGGTTCCATCCTCTGGGCAACCTCCctatattttcatattttatattatatttttatagagACATATATTTCAACTCTCTTTAGACCTtcttttatctgtatttttacTCGATTTCATCAACTCACTTAACTCACATTAATGCCCcattatttgtgttttaattgCTTAAGCTCCTCAAATCAGTTATTTGAGTGGCTGAATTAGTCTTTCTGGCCAGGTGCCCTTTTTTGTTCTAGTGGAGTGAGTTATTGGAGGTTTGTTAATCAGATCTTTGCTACTTCATTTGTGATGAGGTTAAGTTGTAAGATGCGTGAagaatgaaatacatttttttttttaggaaaaggAATGTTTGTGCCAGCTGTATATAGGCAACCCATGGGAGGGTGTGGAGCTTCCCACCCTGAGATGTAGTTAGACacaaaaaaatagcttttcctTGGAGTTAGGACTTAGCCCCTTCATTCTCTTCCCATTATTTCTACCATGCTGCCATGCCCTTCAGACAGCTCTTCTAGTCAATAGTGTTACATAGTTCCATAAGTAAATTGTTCTTTACACTTTAGAAATCTGTTTCTAAGAGGCAGTGGATAGTGTTAGTTGGTGTTCACTGTAGTGTCTTATACTTGTAACTTCAACATTTTAGGCATTTAAAGATACTGGCAAAGCACCTGTGGAACAAGAGGTGGCGATCCATCGCATTAGAATTACTTTGACAAGTCGCAATGTAAAATCACTGGAGAAGGGTGAGTAGTACTTCTCTGCTTACTTGGGTAGCTTGTCAAGTAATGAATAATAGGTGCCATGTAAGGCATTGCAAAATACAATGTACTGAAACCAGTTGTAATTAAAGATGTTACTGTTCGCCTTTTTGTACTTGCCTCGGCTCGCAAAGCCAATCAAAGTGCTTCACACACCAGAAAGTaaattctgatttaatttttaatgaaagttggtgttttgtgggtttttattaTGTGGAAAACTTATGTCATAATGACTAATGTAAGAGAGTGCAGCTTCTTCCCTTTAGTTCTTACGGAGAATTTTTAAATAGTTACCATGCTTTGAATGTATAAGAACTGAAAGGCACTGGTTTCTTGATATTTTGCCATTTGTGTTATGAAGAGTTTAGTGTAacgttctttaaaaaaaacttttaatttaGGAACTAGCTTTGCCAGTGTTTAGTcatataataaaaatgtaaaaaaagttACTATTTGCAGGATCTTCAGGCTGATAACAGCTTAAATACGGTTTAAGCTTGTAATGCCTATTACTTACTGTTGCACCATGGCTTTACTTGTGATGTCACAACACTTTCAGTTGTACGTGGTTGGCTGTGAGGATAATGCTTTAAATGAATGGCAGTGATCGCTCATACGCTATTCTGAGCCAACATCTTGTTTAAAATAcgtgcttaaaaaaaatcaaaatagttGCAAACCTGAGCCATTGCTTGTCTTTTTTCAGTCTGTGCTGACTTGATCAGAGGtgctaaggaaaaaaacctgaaggtGAAGGGACCTGTTCGCATGCCCACCAAGGTACTTGACACTGTTTTTCTGCCTTAAAAAttggttttctttctgcaaCTGTGTgcttaaaaacatattttttaaagaacaaaaggTGAGGTGAAAAATAGTGCTACTAAACTGAGGGTAACCCATTGTAAAAAGATGATTTCACAAGTTGCTTTGACAGCTACTTAGGATAACTGTTAAGTACAAAACTTGTTGACTGTGGAAGGGGCTTTTCTGTTCACTTTATTTTAATAACaaactaattttttaaatgaaaataaatatgtagGGAAGGAGTGTTAACTTAATCAGCAGACCAAACTTAGTAGGTAGCTTTCTAATGCCATAGATACCATACAGTATTTGTAGGTGATCATCTTTTCATATGATTGTAGATTACTCCTCTCAGTGCATGAACTAAATACCCCCTGTTTGACTTTGCAGACCCTGCGGATCACTACCAGGAAGACGCCTTGTGGTGAAGGTTCCAAGACCTGGGATCGCTTCCAAATGCGTATCCATAAGCGGCTCATTGACCTGCACAGCCCTTCGGAGATCGTGAAGCAGATCACTTCCATCAGCATCGAACCAGGCGTAGAAGTTGAAGTTACTATTGCCGATGCCTAAATGATACTCATCATTGAATAAAGTTGATTTACAAATTTTCatcatttgtttcttttcttacGTTTGCCAAGAGATAgttctgtgctggtttttatGAAGAACAACAGAAACCACAATCAGAATGCTGTGTGAGAAGACTATATTTAAGGAAGAATATGCCAGCTGTAAATAGCAGGAAAATTTAACTTGGGCTCCTGGTTTCATTGGAGTCTGGCAACTATATGGTTGTGCAGCACttgatgaaaaatatatttttaataatttaaggGTTTGATTTTGGCTGAAATGTTAGTTTATACACAGACATTATATACAGTACCTGCATTAAAATTGATATTTAGGTAAAATTACCAAGTTTTTAATTATTGGTTCTTGCTGTGCAAGACTGAACTAATGCCTAgcttatttggatttttttttccccatgtgtGTCAC comes from Lonchura striata isolate bLonStr1 chromosome 1, bLonStr1.mat, whole genome shotgun sequence and encodes:
- the RPS20 gene encoding small ribosomal subunit protein uS10, with the translated sequence MAFKDTGKAPVEQEVAIHRIRITLTSRNVKSLEKVCADLIRGAKEKNLKVKGPVRMPTKTLRITTRKTPCGEGSKTWDRFQMRIHKRLIDLHSPSEIVKQITSISIEPGVEVEVTIADA